Proteins found in one Mesorhizobium sp. CAU 1732 genomic segment:
- a CDS encoding thiamine pyrophosphate-requiring protein, protein MVKQDAGDPGEWTREGLTGAETLLLGLKRAGIDYIFANAGTDFPPIIEAFVALDADSVPEPVTVPHETAGVAMAHGYYLMTGAPQAVMVHVNVGLANSAMGVINAASDNIPLLMMSGRTPITESGRLGSRMTPIQYGQEMYDQSSLVSDVAKFSYEMRYPEQGDMLAVRATSLAMSEPRGPVYVALPREPLMEKVAAKAARPAAHQVPASAPHPDPEATALAAAWLAAAKKPLILCQRGDPEGRLAEALAALASTHGIPVIEPFPIRNLMPSDHPMFLGHDVKGPLSEADVVLVVDSGVPWMEAVHRPADGTKIVHIGTDPNFQRMPVRGYQADLAITSDPAAGIASIARAMGEPGPAVAERRADAGRRSAQRLAAAEELAQQGRTGPMSAEWLSKCISDIMDERAVVFGELGVVPGAMRVSGANRVFINPHSGGLGWAMPAALGAQLADRERLVIACIGDGSYMFANPIACHQIAEALDLPILTIVKNNGIWNAVRRSVVNSYPDGAAAKANAMPLVSLEPAPDYCMVAAASRAHVERVEHGDDLPAALERALSVIRNERRQAFLEVRVALSDSH, encoded by the coding sequence ATGGTGAAGCAGGATGCCGGCGATCCCGGCGAATGGACGCGCGAAGGCCTGACCGGGGCCGAGACATTGCTTCTGGGGCTCAAGCGCGCCGGGATCGACTACATCTTCGCCAATGCCGGCACCGACTTCCCGCCGATCATCGAGGCGTTCGTCGCGCTCGACGCCGACAGCGTGCCGGAGCCGGTGACGGTCCCGCACGAAACGGCCGGCGTGGCCATGGCTCATGGTTATTACCTTATGACCGGCGCGCCGCAGGCGGTGATGGTCCACGTCAATGTCGGGCTCGCCAATTCGGCGATGGGCGTCATCAACGCGGCGAGCGACAACATCCCCCTGCTGATGATGTCGGGGCGGACACCGATCACGGAAAGCGGGCGGCTCGGTTCCCGGATGACGCCCATCCAGTACGGTCAGGAGATGTACGACCAGAGTTCGCTGGTCAGCGACGTCGCCAAGTTCAGCTATGAGATGCGTTATCCCGAGCAGGGCGACATGCTGGCCGTACGGGCGACCAGCCTCGCCATGAGCGAGCCGCGCGGACCGGTCTATGTCGCCCTGCCGCGTGAGCCGCTGATGGAGAAGGTGGCGGCGAAGGCGGCACGGCCGGCGGCGCATCAGGTGCCCGCATCCGCACCCCATCCCGATCCCGAGGCGACGGCGCTGGCTGCGGCATGGCTTGCCGCGGCCAAGAAGCCGCTGATCCTCTGCCAGCGCGGCGATCCCGAAGGCCGGCTTGCCGAAGCCTTGGCGGCGCTCGCAAGCACCCATGGCATTCCGGTCATAGAGCCCTTCCCGATCCGCAATCTGATGCCTTCGGACCATCCGATGTTCCTTGGACACGACGTCAAAGGTCCCCTCTCGGAGGCGGATGTCGTCCTCGTCGTCGACAGCGGAGTGCCGTGGATGGAGGCGGTGCATCGACCGGCTGACGGGACGAAGATCGTCCATATCGGTACCGATCCGAACTTCCAGCGCATGCCCGTCCGTGGCTATCAGGCGGACCTCGCGATCACGAGCGACCCGGCGGCCGGCATTGCATCGATCGCGCGTGCGATGGGCGAACCGGGTCCGGCCGTAGCGGAACGGCGCGCCGACGCCGGGCGCCGCAGCGCGCAAAGGCTCGCGGCGGCGGAAGAACTCGCCCAACAGGGGCGCACCGGCCCGATGAGCGCGGAGTGGCTCAGCAAGTGCATCTCCGACATCATGGACGAGCGCGCGGTGGTCTTCGGCGAGCTCGGTGTCGTGCCGGGCGCCATGCGGGTGAGCGGGGCCAACCGCGTCTTCATAAACCCCCATTCGGGTGGCTTGGGCTGGGCGATGCCCGCGGCGCTCGGCGCGCAACTCGCCGACCGCGAACGGCTCGTCATCGCCTGCATCGGCGATGGATCCTACATGTTCGCCAATCCCATCGCCTGCCACCAGATTGCCGAGGCACTGGATCTGCCCATCCTGACGATCGTCAAGAACAACGGCATATGGAACGCTGTGCGTCGCTCGGTGGTCAACAGCTACCCGGACGGCGCTGCGGCGAAGGCCAACGCGATGCCGCTCGTCTCGCTCGAGCCCGCGCCGGACTATTGCATGGTCGCCGCCGCCAGCCGCGCCCATGTGGAGCGGGTCGAGCATGGCGACGATCTGCCCGCGGCGCTCGAGCGGGCGCTGTCGGTGATACGCAACGAACGCCGGCAGGCTTTCCTGGAAGTGCGTGTGGCTTTGTCCGACAGCCACTGA